The following is a genomic window from Amycolatopsis cihanbeyliensis.
GTTGCTGGTGTCCAGCTCGGCGAAGCGCACCAGTCCCGCTCCGGCGAGCCGCACGACGGCCCAGTCGTTGCCCTCGTCCCGCCTTCGCGCGGTCTCCCAGCCTTCGGCCTGGTGCGCGGCGAGGCCGGGCGCGAGCATGTTGTCCGGGGCGGAGTAGAACATGTCGCTGCACCCGACGATCCGGCCGCCGTTCTCCAGTGCCGCCAGGTCCAGCGCGTCCGGGTCGAGCAGCCCGGGGTCGGGCACCGGCGTACCGTGCACCCGCAGCCGGGCGACGCCGCCGTCCGGGTGCATGGTCAGCCGCACGTGGGTGTAGCGGCGCCCCGCGGTGACCGCGAGGACGTTCTCGGTGTGCCCGGACACCGGGGCCCGGTCCACCAGGGTTTCCCACCCGGTGAGTTCCCCCGCGTCCGGGTAGCCCTCGACGGCGCAGGCCTCCACCGAGACGAACGGCGGGTAGTTGCCCTTGAAGTACGCGGTATCCACCACCACGCCCGCGATCACCCCGGGCAGCCCGAGCCGCAGCACGGCCCGGTCCTCGCCACCGTCCCGGCGGCGCCGGGTCTCCCAGCCGTCGTAGACCTGGCCCCTGGGCCCGAAGGTCTCCGGCTGGTGCCGCGGGGTCCACGGGTTGACCAGGTTCTCCTTCTCCGCGAACAGCTCGTCGCTCGCCCACATCACGGTGCCGCCGAACCGCCGCGAGGCCAGATCCGGTTCCCGTGTCCACTCCGGACGTTCGCTCATTCGCACCCTCTCTAGTGTTTCGTGCGCCGCAGCAGGTCGCCGTGCGGCTGTTCCCCGGTGACCTCGACCCCGCGCAGCCAGGTTCCGCGGACCACACCGGACAGCGGCCTGCCGTGGTAGGCGCTCACCGGGTTGCGGTGGTGCAGCGTGGTGGCGTCCACCAGGAACGCCTCGTCCGGCGCGAACACGCACAGGTCCGCGTCGAGCCCTGGCGCGATCCGGCCCTTGTGCCGCAGGCCGACCTGCCGTGCTGGCCCCTCGGCCATCCAGCGCACCACGTCGGGGAGGCCGAAACCGCGCTGCCGTGCCTGGGTCCACACCGCGGGCAGGCCGAGTTGCAGGCTCGCGATGCCGCCCCAGGCTTTCCCGAAGTCGCCGGTGGCGAAGCACTTGAGCTCCGCGGTGCACGGTGAGTGGTCGCTGACCACGCTGTCGATCACGCCGCCGGCCAGTGCGCGCCACAGCAGCTCCCGGTTGGCCGCCTCCCGGATCGGCGGGCAGCACTTGAACTGGGTGGCCCCGTCCGGGATCTCCTCGGCTGTGAAGCTCAGGTAGTGCGGGCAGGTCTCCACGGTCAGCGGCGCCCCGGCCCGCCGTGCCTCGGCGATCGTGCCGAGCGCGCCCGCGGAGGCCAGGTGCAGGATGTGCGTCCTGGCGCCGGTCGACGCGGCCAGCTCGACCACCCGCGCGATCGCCCTGTCCTCGGCCGCGGCCGGGCGGGACCGCAGGAAGTCGGCGTAGCGGTCGCCCTGCGCGGCCGGCGCCTGCTCGATCTCGCCGTGGTCCTCGGCATGCACCAGCAGCGGCGTCTCCAGCTCGGCGGCGATCCGGAAGGCCTCCGCCAGCCCAGCGCCGTCCAGCGGAGGGAACTCCTCGACCCCGGAGTCCACGGTGAAGCATTTGACACCGAACACCCCCGCCTCGTGCAGCCCGGCGAGCTGGTCCAGCTTGCCGGGAATCGCACCGCCCCAGAAGCCGACGTCCACGTACACCGCACCGTCCGCCGCCGCCCGCTTCGTGCCGAGCGAGGCGGGGTCCACGGTCGGCGGCAGGCTGTTCAGCGGCATGTCGATGATGGTGGTGATGCCGCCCGCGGCCGCGGCCCTCGTCGCCGTCGCGAAACCCTCCCACTCCTGCCTACCGGGGTCGTTGACGTGCACGTGGGTGTCCACCAGCCCGGGAAGCAGGACCGCGTCGCGGCCGAGCTCGACGACGCGGCCACCGGAGAGGTCCGCGTCGAACGGTTCCACGGCCACGATCCGACCACCCGCCACACCAACCGTGCAGGCGATCTCACCTTCCGCGGTCACCGCTCGACGCGCGTGGAAGACCAAATCAAGTTCCGTCACACGATCTACTCAATCATGTGACCGGATCGAACTCGACCACGTTGTCCAAAGCCGTTCCCATCGCCGCGTTGGCCTCGCGCTCGATCATGACCTCCACCAGCACCGGGCGGCTGGTCCGCTCGGCCTCCTTGCGGGCCCATTCCAGCGAGGGCCGGATCTCGCCCGCCTCCAGCACCCGGGTCCCCGAGCAGCCGTAGGCCTGCATGATCTTGACGTTGTCCGTGCCGTAGCTGTCGTAGTGGATGTCCACCTGGTAGTTCATCCCGTACCCCAGCTCGGCCTGCCGGATCAGGCCGAGGTACTCGTTGTTCAGCATGACCAGCACGAACGGCACGTCGTACTGCGCGGCCACCGCGAGCTCCTCCACCAGGAACTGGAAGGAGTAGTCGCCGACCACGCCGACCACCTCGGCGTCCGGGCGGGCCTTCTTCACCCCGATCGCCGCCGGGATCTCCCAGCCGAGTGGGCCCGCCTGCCCGCACACCTGGTAGTGCCGCGGCTTGTGCGCGCGCTGGAACTGTCCGGACCAGATCTGGTACAGCCCGATCGCGGTGACGAAGTAGGTGTCCTCGCCATAGGTGTCGTTGATCTCGGCGAACACTCGCGGTGCCTTGATCGGGGCCTCGTCGAAGTCCGCCCTGCGGGGCAGTTCCCGTTTCAACGCGGTCAGCCGGTGCACCCAGGCCCGCCCCGCACGCGGCGCGCCGCGACGCCGCGCCGCGGCGAGCAGCTCGGCAAGGAACGCCCCGGTGTCGGAGACGATGCCGAGATCCGGCCCGAAGACCCTGCCGATCTGGGTCGGCTCGATGTCCACGTGGATGAACGTGCGCTCGCCCCGGTAGACCTCCAGCGTCCCGGTGTGCCGGTCGCCGAACCGGGCACCCAGCGCCAGCACCAGATCGGACTCGAGGAAGGCGGCGTTGGCCCAGCGCTGGGAGGTCTGGATCCCGGCCATCCCGGCGAACAGCTCATGGTCCTCGGGGAAGGTGCCCTTGCCCATCAGGGTCACCCCCACCGGGATGCCGAGCCGCTCGGCCACCGCGCGCAGCCGCTCGCTCGCCTCGCCGAGCACCACGCCGCCGCCGGCGAGGATCAACGGCCGCTGCGCCGCGAGCAGCAGGTCCAGAGCGCGTTCCACCCTCGCCGGTTGCGGGAGCACGGCTGCCACCGGCAGCGGGGCGTCGATGCTGGAGTCCCACTCGATGTCCTGCCGCTGCACATCCAGCGGGAGGTCGATGAGGACCGGCCCTGGGCGGCCGGAGCGGGCGATCCGGAACGCCTCGCGGAAGATCCAGGGCGCCTGTGCCGCCTCCCTCACCTGGACCGCCCATTTGGTCACCGGCTTGGCGATCTCGACGATGTCCACCGCCTGGAAGGCCTCCTGATGGAGCTTTGTCGACACGGCTTGGCCGGTGATGCACAGGATCGGGATGGAGTCCGCCTGCGCGGTGTACAGCCCGGTGATCATGTTCGTGCCCGCGGGTCCCGAGGTGCCGATGGCCACGCCCACGTTTCCCGTGGTGCGCGCCCAGCCGTCGGCCATGTGCGTGGCACCTTCCTCGTGCCGCACCACCAGATGCTCGACCCCGCTGCCCTGGAGCGCCTGGTAGAGCGGGAGTATGGCGGCGCCGGGACACCCGAAAGCGGTGTCCACCCCCTCGCTGGCGAGCACGTCGACAACGGCCTGCATGGCCGGAACTCTCGGCATGGTCTCTCCCGCTTATCGGCCGGAAAGCTGCTCGGTGACGGTGAGCAGCGCGGAGTGGTCCAGTGAGCCGTTGCCCATCGCCCGTGCCGCCGCGACGAGTTGGGCGACCAGGCCGGTCAGCGGCAGGGACACCTCGGCCTGGCGCGCGGCGGCCAGTGCGATGCCCATGTCCTTGTGGTGCAGGTCGATCCGGAATCCCGGCTCGAACCGGCGGGCCACCATCGACTCGCGTTTCAGCTCCAGGATCCGGCTGCCCGCCAGACCGCCCGCCAGCACGTCCAGGCCGGTGGCCGCGTCCACCCCGGAGGCCTCGAGCAGCACGATCGCCTCGCCGACCAGACCGTAGGTCCCGCCGACCACGAGCTGGTTCGCGGCCTTGACCACCTGGCCCGCACCATGTGGTCCGACGTGCGCGACGGTCGTGCCGAGCGAGTCGAACAGCGGCTTCGCCGCGGCGAAGTCTCCCCCCTCGCCACCGACCATGATGGACAGTGCGGCCTGCTTCGCCCCGGCCTCGCCGCCGGAGACCGGCGCGTCCAGCACCCGCACGCCCCGCTCGGCTCCGACCTTCGCCAGCTCCACCGAGGTCTCCGGCCGGATCGTGCTCATGTCGATCAGCAGGGTGTCCGGTTTGGCGACCTCCAGCACCCCGCCCGCGCCGAGCGCGACCTGCTCGACCTGCGGGTGGTTGGGCAGCATGGTGATCACCACATCGGCGCCGGCCACGGTGTCGGCCACGCTGCCCGCGACGCGCCCGCCCACGGAACGCAGCTTGTCCACCGCCTCCGTACTGAGGTCGTAGCCGGCGACCACGTGCCCGGCCGCGGCGAGGTGACCGGCCATCGGGCCGCCCATGATGCCGAGCCCGATGAATCCCACGTTCGTCATCACAGTCCCCTTCTTTCGTGCGAAAGCCATCCGAACGACTCCGAGCTGGGTCCGCTCGGCTTGTACTCCAGGCCGACGAATCCCCGGTATCCGGCGGCCTCCAGCGCGGCGAGGTGGCGGTGGATGTCCAGCGATCCGGTGCCCGGCTCGTTGCGCCCGGGTGCGTCGGCGATCTGCACATGGCCGATGCGCGAGCCGTGCTCGGCGGCCAGCGCGTCCAGGTCGTCGGAGTTGACGGCGAGGTGGTAGAGGTCGGCGAGCAGGAACACGTTGTCCCGGCCCGCCTTGTCCACGACCGCCAGCGCGTCGGCCACGGTGCGCAGCGGGTACCGGGGCGCCCCGGACAGCGGTTCCAGCACCACCCGCGCGCCGATCCGCGCCGCCGCGGTCGCCGCGAGGTCGAGGTTCGCCAGCGCCAGATCGTCCTGTGTGGATGGTGTTGTTCCCTCGATCCGGTTGCCGTACAGCGCGTTGAAGCACCGGCAGCCCAACTGCTCGCCGAGCCCGATCGCGATGTCCACGCTGTCGGCGAACTCGGATTCCCTGCCGGCCCAGGACAGCAGCCCGCGATCACCGCCGGCCATATCTCCGGCGAAGAAGTTCAACCCGACCAGCGTGACTCCGGCGTCATTGGCCGCGCGGGCGAACTCGGTGACCTCCCTGTCGCCGGGAGCCGCGCGCGTGAACGGCCACCAGAACTCGACCGCGTCGAAGCCCAGCGCCCTGGCCGCCGCGGGCCTGCGCAGCAGGGGTAACTCGGTGAACAGGACCGACAGGTTCACGTCGTAGCGCAGGTCGTGACCCGGTTCGCTCATCCGGCACCTCGCAGTCATTTCGTAATACGAAAACTTGATTTCACATGACGACAGTAGCGCTGTGGCTGAGGTCTCGTCAACGGGATACCGTTCCCGCGTGGAGCTGGAAGTCGAGTTCACGAGCGAGCCGTTCCGCGGCGAGGGCGAGCCGCCGGACCACGCGGTACGTGCCGAGCGGGCGGCGACCCTGGCCGGGCTGACCACGGATTTCGGGCCGCTCGGCACGGCCGCGCGCGGCGAGCGGGAGGCCGTGCTGGACGCCCTGCCCGCGATCGCGCGGGCGGCGCTGGACGGGGGCGCCACCCGGCTGACCCTGCGCCTGCGCCGGGAGGGCGAGGGATCCCCGACCGCGACGGAGCCCGCCAGCGTGCTCGACCGGTTCGTGCACGAGGTCGAGGCCGAGCTGGGCAGCCCGCTGGCCGAGCTGGACCGGGCGGGCAAGCAGCGGGCGGTCCGGTTACTGGACGAGCGCGGGGCGTTCCAGCTACGCAAATCCGTGGCCGCGGTCGCGGAGTCGCTCGGCGTCACCCGGTTCACCGTGTACAACTACCTGAACCGGGAGGACCCCTGAGCCACACAAGATCGTTTTCAACAAAGTGTTGACGACCGCCCGAGCCGGTCGTACTGTTCTCGAAAACCAGAATTTCGTTTCCGCGATATAGAAAACTGGTTGTCGCGATGTCATCTTCTTCGCAGGCGAACCCGCTGGGGCTGGCCGAGTTCAACACCGCCGATCCGGAGCGACTGCGGCCACTGCTCACCGAATGCCTTGCGGTGCGGCGCTGGGTGGATGCGGTACTGGCCGGGCGGCCCTACCCCGACCACCGGGCGTTGCTGGACGCGGCGGACGCCGCGGCGCCCCTGCTGCCGGACGAGATCCGCGGCGCGATGAAGGCGCACCCGCGGATCGGTGCGCGGGTGCGCACCGCGAGCTGGTCGGCCGCCGAGCAGTCCGGTGTGGATGACGAGACCGCGGAGTCGTTCCGTGCCGCCAACCTCGAGTACGAGCGCAGGTTCGGCCACGTGTACCTGGTGTGCGCGAGCGGCCGGGACGGCGCCGAGTTGCTCGCCGACCTGCGGGCGCGACTGGCCAACGAGCCCGGTACCGAGCTGGCGGTCGCCGGCAGGGAGCTGATCGAGATCGCACGGCTGCGCTTGGGAAAGGCGGTACGCCCGATGAGTGAAGGAGCCGAGGCATGAGTCGCGAAGGCGACGACGAGCGAGCATCGCAGGTCCGGCCCACGGGCCGAGGAGCGCAGCGAGGAGAAGTCGAGCCATGAGTCTCGTGACCACCCACGTACTGGACACCGCGGCCGGGCGACCGGCCGCCGGGGTGCCGGTCCGGCTGGAGTCCCGCGGCGAGGACTGGGAGACCCTCGCCTCCGCCCGCACCGACGAGGACGGCCGCGCCCGCGAACTCGGCCCTGACCACCTACCGGAAGGCGTGTACCGGCTGGTCTTCGACACCGCCGCCTATCACGGCGAGCGGGCCTTCTTCCCGGAGGTCACGGTGTGCTTCCGGATCACCGACGGGCAGGCGCACCACCACGTGCCGATCCTGCTCAGCCCGTTCGCCTTCTCCACCTACCGAGGGAGCTGACCGTGGGCATCACCCTGGGACCCAACCAGTACGGCAAGGCCGAGGTCCGGCTGGTCACCGTGCGCAGGGACGGGCCGACGCACCACCTCAAGGACCTCACGGTGTCCACCGCGCTACGCGGCGACCTCGCGGCGACACACCTTTCCGGGGACAACTCCGCGGTCGTCGCCACGGACACGCAGAAGAACACCGTGTACGCCTTCGCCAAGGAGGAACCGGTCGGCGAGATCGAGGACTTCGCGCTGCGGCTGGGCCGGCACTTCGTGGCCGATTTCGAGCACATCACCGGCGCGCGGATACTGATCGAGGAACACGGCTGGGACCGGATCGAGGCCGGCGGTAGCCCGCAGGACCACGCCTTCTCCCGCGCCGGTTCGGAGCGGCGCACCACCGCGGTGACCGTGCGGGACGGTGACGCCTGGGTGGTCTCCGGCCTGACCGACCTGGTGGTGCTGAAGTCCACCGGCTCGGAGTTCCACGGTTTCCCGCGGGACCGCTACACCACCCTCGCCGAGACCACGGACCGCGTCCTGGCCACCGCAGTCACCGCCCGCTGGCGCCACACCGGGCTGGGCGTGGACTGGGGCGCGAGCTTCCCGGAGATCCGCCGCATCCTGCTGGAGACCTTCGCCACCCAGCACAGCCTCTCCCTGCAGCAAACGTTGTACGCGATGGGCGAGGCGGTGCTGCGCGAGCGGGCGGAGGTCGCCGAGGTGCGCCTCTCGCTCCCGAACAAGCACCACTTCCTGGTCGACCTTTCCCCTTTCGGCCTCACCAACGACAACGAGGTCTTCCACGCCGCCGACCGGCCGTACGGCTTGATCGAGGGCAGCGTCCTGCGCGAGGGCGCGCCGGACCCCGGCCCCGCCTGGCACACCGACGCCTTCT
Proteins encoded in this region:
- the alc gene encoding allantoicase, whose amino-acid sequence is MSERPEWTREPDLASRRFGGTVMWASDELFAEKENLVNPWTPRHQPETFGPRGQVYDGWETRRRRDGGEDRAVLRLGLPGVIAGVVVDTAYFKGNYPPFVSVEACAVEGYPDAGELTGWETLVDRAPVSGHTENVLAVTAGRRYTHVRLTMHPDGGVARLRVHGTPVPDPGLLDPDALDLAALENGGRIVGCSDMFYSAPDNMLAPGLAAHQAEGWETARRRDEGNDWAVVRLAGAGLVRFAELDTSNLRGNAPGWAALHGSMDPADPDSWFDLLGRTRLQPDTRHRFAIPHSREATHVRLDIYPDGGLARLRLFGLLTEGGRDQLRRAHEAG
- the allB gene encoding allantoinase AllB, whose product is MTELDLVFHARRAVTAEGEIACTVGVAGGRIVAVEPFDADLSGGRVVELGRDAVLLPGLVDTHVHVNDPGRQEWEGFATATRAAAAGGITTIIDMPLNSLPPTVDPASLGTKRAAADGAVYVDVGFWGGAIPGKLDQLAGLHEAGVFGVKCFTVDSGVEEFPPLDGAGLAEAFRIAAELETPLLVHAEDHGEIEQAPAAQGDRYADFLRSRPAAAEDRAIARVVELAASTGARTHILHLASAGALGTIAEARRAGAPLTVETCPHYLSFTAEEIPDGATQFKCCPPIREAANRELLWRALAGGVIDSVVSDHSPCTAELKCFATGDFGKAWGGIASLQLGLPAVWTQARQRGFGLPDVVRWMAEGPARQVGLRHKGRIAPGLDADLCVFAPDEAFLVDATTLHHRNPVSAYHGRPLSGVVRGTWLRGVEVTGEQPHGDLLRRTKH
- the gcl gene encoding glyoxylate carboligase; translated protein: MPRVPAMQAVVDVLASEGVDTAFGCPGAAILPLYQALQGSGVEHLVVRHEEGATHMADGWARTTGNVGVAIGTSGPAGTNMITGLYTAQADSIPILCITGQAVSTKLHQEAFQAVDIVEIAKPVTKWAVQVREAAQAPWIFREAFRIARSGRPGPVLIDLPLDVQRQDIEWDSSIDAPLPVAAVLPQPARVERALDLLLAAQRPLILAGGGVVLGEASERLRAVAERLGIPVGVTLMGKGTFPEDHELFAGMAGIQTSQRWANAAFLESDLVLALGARFGDRHTGTLEVYRGERTFIHVDIEPTQIGRVFGPDLGIVSDTGAFLAELLAAARRRGAPRAGRAWVHRLTALKRELPRRADFDEAPIKAPRVFAEINDTYGEDTYFVTAIGLYQIWSGQFQRAHKPRHYQVCGQAGPLGWEIPAAIGVKKARPDAEVVGVVGDYSFQFLVEELAVAAQYDVPFVLVMLNNEYLGLIRQAELGYGMNYQVDIHYDSYGTDNVKIMQAYGCSGTRVLEAGEIRPSLEWARKEAERTSRPVLVEVMIEREANAAMGTALDNVVEFDPVT
- a CDS encoding 2-hydroxy-3-oxopropionate reductase; the encoded protein is MTNVGFIGLGIMGGPMAGHLAAAGHVVAGYDLSTEAVDKLRSVGGRVAGSVADTVAGADVVITMLPNHPQVEQVALGAGGVLEVAKPDTLLIDMSTIRPETSVELAKVGAERGVRVLDAPVSGGEAGAKQAALSIMVGGEGGDFAAAKPLFDSLGTTVAHVGPHGAGQVVKAANQLVVGGTYGLVGEAIVLLEASGVDAATGLDVLAGGLAGSRILELKRESMVARRFEPGFRIDLHHKDMGIALAAARQAEVSLPLTGLVAQLVAAARAMGNGSLDHSALLTVTEQLSGR
- a CDS encoding hydroxypyruvate isomerase family protein, with translation MSEPGHDLRYDVNLSVLFTELPLLRRPAAARALGFDAVEFWWPFTRAAPGDREVTEFARAANDAGVTLVGLNFFAGDMAGGDRGLLSWAGRESEFADSVDIAIGLGEQLGCRCFNALYGNRIEGTTPSTQDDLALANLDLAATAAARIGARVVLEPLSGAPRYPLRTVADALAVVDKAGRDNVFLLADLYHLAVNSDDLDALAAEHGSRIGHVQIADAPGRNEPGTGSLDIHRHLAALEAAGYRGFVGLEYKPSGPSSESFGWLSHERRGL
- a CDS encoding helix-turn-helix domain-containing protein, which gives rise to MELEVEFTSEPFRGEGEPPDHAVRAERAATLAGLTTDFGPLGTAARGEREAVLDALPAIARAALDGGATRLTLRLRREGEGSPTATEPASVLDRFVHEVEAELGSPLAELDRAGKQRAVRLLDERGAFQLRKSVAAVAESLGVTRFTVYNYLNREDP
- a CDS encoding 2-oxo-4-hydroxy-4-carboxy-5-ureidoimidazoline decarboxylase, translated to MSSSSQANPLGLAEFNTADPERLRPLLTECLAVRRWVDAVLAGRPYPDHRALLDAADAAAPLLPDEIRGAMKAHPRIGARVRTASWSAAEQSGVDDETAESFRAANLEYERRFGHVYLVCASGRDGAELLADLRARLANEPGTELAVAGRELIEIARLRLGKAVRPMSEGAEA
- the uraH gene encoding hydroxyisourate hydrolase, with translation MSLVTTHVLDTAAGRPAAGVPVRLESRGEDWETLASARTDEDGRARELGPDHLPEGVYRLVFDTAAYHGERAFFPEVTVCFRITDGQAHHHVPILLSPFAFSTYRGS
- the pucL gene encoding factor-independent urate hydroxylase; the encoded protein is MGITLGPNQYGKAEVRLVTVRRDGPTHHLKDLTVSTALRGDLAATHLSGDNSAVVATDTQKNTVYAFAKEEPVGEIEDFALRLGRHFVADFEHITGARILIEEHGWDRIEAGGSPQDHAFSRAGSERRTTAVTVRDGDAWVVSGLTDLVVLKSTGSEFHGFPRDRYTTLAETTDRVLATAVTARWRHTGLGVDWGASFPEIRRILLETFATQHSLSLQQTLYAMGEAVLRERAEVAEVRLSLPNKHHFLVDLSPFGLTNDNEVFHAADRPYGLIEGSVLREGAPDPGPAWHTDAF